The Synechococcus sp. CC9605 sequence TGAGCAGAAAAGCCTCCAGGTTCTGCAGCACCAGCCGGAACACCAGAACCGACAGCATCAATTGCGGCGACTGCAGCAGGGCCAATCCCGCGGGCAGCAGCGTTGCCGCCGTAGGCCCGATGGTCGGAACGAACGTGAGCAGGCCACAGACCAGGGCACTCAACAGGGCCAAGGGTGCCTTAATCAGCATAAGGCCTCCCCAGGTGAGCAGAAACACGGTGGTGGAGGAAAGGGTCATGCCACTGAGCCACCCCCCCAAGGCTTGCCTGCATTCATCCAGCAGATGTTCCATCTGCTCCCGGGCAGGTCGGGGGGTCATGGCCACCACCATGCGCCGATGGGCGTTTGGATCCAAGGCCAGCAGGATCGCGAGCAGCACCATCAAGAACAGTTGAACCAGCGAATTGGCTGCACCTCCTGCGAACCCCAGCAATGGCTGAAGTCCATTCAGGTTGAGGCCCTCACCCACAGCGTCATTTAGCTGCGCCAGGCGAGGCTCATTGCTCAGCAGGTCGGACACCTTGCTGACCAACTGCGGCAGATCCCGACCCAGTTGCTGGAACTGGTTGATCAGTTCCGGCACCAGCAGCTGCCCCAGCAGTCCACCGG is a genomic window containing:
- a CDS encoding AI-2E family transporter, translated to MTAGTFLVALTLVVLVLLLWHLRWVLLVLFGAVVVAVALDVLIAQVQKRTPLKRPQALAAVLGILILTGGLLGQLLVPELINQFQQLGRDLPQLVSKVSDLLSNEPRLAQLNDAVGEGLNLNGLQPLLGFAGGAANSLVQLFLMVLLAILLALDPNAHRRMVVAMTPRPAREQMEHLLDECRQALGGWLSGMTLSSTTVFLLTWGGLMLIKAPLALLSALVCGLLTFVPTIGPTAATLLPAGLALLQSPQLMLSVLVFRLVLQNLEAFLLTPLLLRKTVNLLPTVALTAQLSLGALLGLPGVLLALPLVVVLQVLMQRVVVQQIMDRWA